A window of Arcobacter acticola genomic DNA:
CTAAATTACTACATCCCATTTTTGATCTATTTACTTTTTTAGAGCTAACTTCTTTAACTCTATTTAAATAAATTTCACGACTTGTTTTTGATCTTTCTATTATATTTTGTGTAACTTCTAGTATTATTTCATTCATTTGTAATATACCTCAATTTTTTTCTTATCTTGATTTAATATTGCAGAGATAGGCATGTCATTGCTATTTGCACCTTCAAGAACTTTTTTATATACATTTCGTTTTTCAACACCTTCAAAGTGCAAATAGATATTAGAAGCACTTAATATTGCTGTTTTAGTTAGACTCATTCTTTCATAAGGAGCTGTATCTGGTTTCATACAAATACAAATTTTATTGAGAGTTTCTAATGATTCTTTTAATTTAATATTATTAGGAAATAAAGAAGCTGTATGTCCATCATTTCCCATACCTAAAATTAGTACATCCAAAGGAAATAACTCTTTTTTATAAATATCTGAACAAAGCTCTTGTGCATCTTCAATATTTATATTTTCTTGATACATTGATACAAATTGTGCTTTTTTTGCAAAATTTACTAAAAGTGAATCTCGAACAAGTTTTTCATTTGAATCTTTATGATTTTTATCAATCCATCTTTCATCACAAAGGGCAATTTTTACTTTTTCCCAAGGAATATCAAAAGAACTAAGTTTTTCAAATAAAGGTTTAGGAGTACTACCTCCTGAAACCAATAAAGAAGCACTACCTTTATGTAGTATTGCTTCTTCTAAATTTGCAATAATTTTT
This region includes:
- the pgl gene encoding 6-phosphogluconolactonase, whose product is MKNNNEHFFLEQKELIDALSSKIIANLEEAILHKGSASLLVSGGSTPKPLFEKLSSFDIPWEKVKIALCDERWIDKNHKDSNEKLVRDSLLVNFAKKAQFVSMYQENINIEDAQELCSDIYKKELFPLDVLILGMGNDGHTASLFPNNIKLKESLETLNKICICMKPDTAPYERMSLTKTAILSASNIYLHFEGVEKRNVYKKVLEGANSNDMPISAILNQDKKKIEVYYK